The DNA sequence GGTGGACCGCACAGACTCGGTACTCGCCGCAGCCGAACGCATCCGCCGCGGCGCAGCCTGATCTTCTGATTCCCGTCACGCACAGTCGCCGATCCGATACGTTGACGCTGACGCCCCACCGAGGAGAACAGCGTTGTACCGGCTCACATACGACCCCGGAATCGAAGCGGTCCAGGACTCGCTCCCCCCAGCCGCAAGCGAACCCCTCATGCTCGCCCTCGCCGACGCCTGTGATGCCCCTCTCCTCGCCACACAGCCCTGGGGTCAAGCCGATGACAGAAACCGCATGATTGAAGTCGCCGGAGTGCGCGCCCTCCTCTTCATCAGCTACAGCCAGAAGACAATCGCTGTGCTGGCCATCGACCCCATCGCCTGACGAGCGGAATCAGCGGATCGCCCTCTCGTATCACCAAGCTGGTAGACCGCGTGCCGACTCACCCTGCCGAGGACGCCACATCCGGGGTGCTGGACAGCAAGCCGTGCTTACGAAGGGTGGGGGCGCGAACGCCACACCAGCACGAGCAGTAGTTCCGGCGGGCAGCAGTTGGGCGCGGTTGTGCGCAGACCTCGCAGTGTCCTGGCGGAATTTCGGGGGCCAGGCGTCTGAGGAGCCGCTCGATGCGATCAACGTCTTCATGGGTGTGTGGTTCGGCGTCGGCGACGCATTCCTCAAGCAGCTCGTTGAGCGTGGCGCGGAAGGCCGGCAGGTCGCGGCGGCAGGCGCCGAGCAGGTCGAGATACTCCTCGACGGGCCAGCTGACCAGTGTGTCCGAGCGGGTGAGGTGGAGACCGACGGTGTCGATTTGGTGGTGGTCGGCGGTGTCGAGCAGGAGGTAGCCGAGCAGTTGCCAGGCGTCGGCTTTGCGGAGCGTGTGGGGGTGGCGGGTGCTTTTGAAGTCGATCAGCATGCCGTCGGCGATGAGGTCGGCGTCGGCGGTCAGGCGCGTGTCGGGGAAGACGGGGCCAGGGGTGCAGTCCTCGGGCCAGGTG is a window from the Streptomyces lydicus genome containing:
- a CDS encoding PD-(D/E)XK nuclease family protein, with product MPVEGYNSGLVYGPRFGSPPSAPSSRRRSAPGPAPRTWPEDCTPGPVFPDTRLTADADLIADGMLIDFKSTRHPHTLRKADAWQLLGYLLLDTADHHQIDTVGLHLTRSDTLVSWPVEEYLDLLGACRRDLPAFRATLNELLEECVADAEPHTHEDVDRIERLLRRLAPEIPPGHCEVCAQPRPTAARRNYCSCWCGVRAPTLRKHGLLSSTPDVASSAG